One part of the Rutidosis leptorrhynchoides isolate AG116_Rl617_1_P2 chromosome 1, CSIRO_AGI_Rlap_v1, whole genome shotgun sequence genome encodes these proteins:
- the LOC139886588 gene encoding uncharacterized protein: MAFKSLQLLPFLILTVLSATTILEDELIALQHFKNSITDDPTGALLNWNSNSSSSSSSSSSPIHHCNWTGIICDDVSSRVISISIQQTQLKGEISPFLGNLSSLQVLDLSYNSFTGNIPFQLGLCTQLTTLSFYTNSLSGPIPFQLGNLRNLQLLDLGNNSISGPIPSTICNCTSLLELSLDENNLNGTIPNRIGDLTNLQLLGAFLNLLEGSIPSSISQLTQLQALDFSQNQLSGIIPKLGNLSSLQLLQLQENSISGEIPPDIVRCENLTSLNLYSNMISGSIPLEIGNLLNLQYLRLYDNRLNSSIPSSLYKLKSLVRLELSKNDLTGSISSDIDSLRSLRSLTLHENKLTGEIPESITRLVNLTYLTVSLNSLTGSIPSSIGSLHNLRNLSLSNNNLDGLIPVSITNCTNLRWLDLSYNYKMTGEVPHGLGKLSNLTFFSIGNNKFSGKVPDDLFDCSSLMIFDLAHNNFTGLLKSDIGRLFRIQILQLNYNSFFGPIPGEIGNLTSLMLLNLGENRFSGTIPVEISNISSLQSLLIYNNNLEGRIPEEIFNLKQLTELYLMNNKFVGSVLNSVSKLEMLSSLNLSGNRFYGSIPDTMTKLNRLIMIDLSHNLFTGSISGPVIASMKNLQIYLNFSNNLFIGMVPNEFGKMEMVEAIDISNNNLSGGLPLTLQGCRNLQSLDLSRNRLSGNVLEEIFPTLDVLSYVNLSTNQLNGEIPRSMANLSSLTSVDLSQNEFIGTIPENFGNISSLKHLNLSFNHLEGRVPDTGIFRNVTAVGLVGNPSLCFTNDTKSCVSSTRSNKSRTLSKSAILIIAILGSLGLILVLFIVVVCYRRVRKQKVKETENPELPDYTPGSSVKRFERKELEDATNSFSEGNILGTSSLSTVYKGTLEDGSMIAVKNLNLTQFALESDKSFNKEMKTLAKLRHRNLVKVVGYAWESMKLKALVLEYMENGNLDRVIHDSGINRARWDLYERVEVLVSVSRGLVYLHSGYDFPIVHCDLKPSNILLDEKWDAHVSDFGTARILGVHLQDGSSISTGSTFEGTIGYLAPEFAYMRKVTTKVDVFSFGIVVMEFITRKRPTGLIEQDGVHMSLPQLVDQALANGTNELINIVDPDLASSFSDKKGIIEEILKLALSCTKTDPEDRPDMDGVLSSLTKISKKIEIV; the protein is encoded by the exons ATGGCATTCAAAAGCCTTCAACTTTTACCATTTCTAATACTTACTGTTCTATCTGCAACCACCATCTTAGAAGATGAATTAATCGCCTTACAACATTTCAAGAACTCTATCACTGATGACCCAACTGGTGCACTCCTAAACTGGAATTCCAattccagctccagctccagctccagctccagtcCCATCCATCACTGCAACTGGACTGGAATCATATGCGACGACGTTTCAAGTCGCGTGATCTCCATTTCAATTCAACAAACACAACTCAAAGGTGAAATCTCACCGTTCCTAGGTAACCTTTCTAGTCTCCAAGTTCTTGATTTATCATACAACTCATTCACAGGCAACATTCCATTCCAACTCGGACTGTGCACGCAACTTACGACCCTTTCATTTTACACGAATTCCCTATCGGGCCCCATTCCGTTCCAACTAGGAAACCTCCGAAATCTACAACTACTAGACCTAGGAAACAACTCCATTTCCGGACCCATTCCTAGTACTATTTGTAACTGCACTTCATTGCTCGAACTCAGCCTGGATGAAAACAATCTTAACGGTACAATCCCCAATAGAATCGGGGATTTAACCAATCTTCAACTTCTTGGAGCTTTTCTTAATCTTCTAGAAGGTTCCATTCCATCTTCCATTAGTCAATTAACACAACTACAAGCTCTTGATTTCAGCCAAAACCAGCTTTCAGGTATCATTCCTAAATTAGGAAACTTATCAAGTTTACAATTACTTCAGTTGCAAGAAAACTCTATTTCCGGCGAAATACCACCAGATATCGTCCGTTGCGAGAATCTAACTAGTCTTAATTTGTATAGTAACATGATTTCTGGAAGTATTCCTTTAGAAATTGGAAATTTACTCAACTTACAATATTTGAGGTTGTATGATAATCGATTGAATTCGAGTATTCCTAGCTCGTTGTACAAGTTGAAATCATTGGTGAGGTTGGAATTATCGAAGAATGATTTAACGGGAAGTATTTCTTCTGATATCGATTCGTTAAGATCTTTACGGTCGTTGACGCTTCATGAGAACAAGTTGACGGGCGAAATCCCTGAATCGATAACCAGGTTGGTGAACTTAACGTATTTAACGGTTAGTTTGAACTCGTTAACTGGATCGATTCCATCGAGCATTGGGTCGCTTCATAATTTAAGAAATTTGTCTCTTAGTAATAACAATCTTGATGGGCTTATTCCTGTTAGTATCACAAACTGCACGAATCTTCGTTGGCTCGATTTGTCTTATAACTATAAAATGACAGGAGAAGTCCCTCACGGTTTAGGAAAGTTATCGAATCTAACGTTTTTTAGCATTGGAAACAACAAATTTTCGGGAAAGGTCCCGGATGATCTGTTTGATTGTTCGAGTCTCATGATCTTCGATCTAGCACATAACAATTTTACGGGTTTGTTGAAATCGGATATAGGAAGACTTTTTCGAATTCAGATATTGCAGCTTAATTATAACTCCTTTTTCGGGCCAATCCCGGGTGAAATAGGGAACCTAACTAGTTTGATGTTGTTAAACCTTGGTGAAAATCGATTTTCGGGAACTATTCCTGTTGAAATTTCGAACATTTCGTCTCTTCAAAGTCTtttaatttataacaataatctTGAAGGCCGAATACCTGAAGAAATCTTTAATCTTAAACAGCTGACTGAACTCTACTTAATGAATAATAAATTTGTGGGCTCTGTTTTGAACTCTGTTTCGAAACTCGAGAtgctttcaagtttaaaccttagtGGAAACAGATTTTACGGGTCGATTCCAGACACTATGACGAAACTAAATCGATTGATCATGATAGACTTGTCACATAATCTATTTACGGGCTCGATATCAGGGCCTGTTATTGCAAGTATGAAGAACTTACAAATCTATCTCAATTTCTCGAATAATTTGTTTATCGGGATGGTCCCAAATGAGTTTGGGAAGATGGAAATGGTTGAAGCGATTGATATTTCGAACAATAATCTTTCGGGTGGTCTTCCTTTAACACTCCAAGGTTGCAGAAACCTGCAGAGTCTTGATTTATCAAGAAATCGTCTTTCTGGTAACGTTTTGGAAGAAATTTTTCCTACTCTTGATGTTCTTTCGTACGTAAATTTATCAACAAACCAGTTAAATGGAGAGATCCCAAGAAGTATGGCGAATTTGTCGAGTCTTACATCCGTTGATCTTTCACAGAACGAGTTCATAGGGACCATTCCTGAAAACTTTGGCAACATTTCATCGTTGAAACATCTCAACCTTTCGTTTAATCATCTTGAAGGGCGTGTTCCTGATACGGGTATTTTCAGAAATGTTACCGCAGTTGGATTAGTTGGGAACCCGTCTCTGTGTTTTACAAACGACACCAAATCATGTGTGTCCTCAACTCGCTCGAATAAATCACGCACGTTATCCAAAAGCGCGATACTAATTATTGCGATACTTGGATCTTTAGGTTTGATTTTGGTTTTGTTTATCGTTGTTGTATGTTATCGACGTGTTAGAAAACAAAAAGTGAAGGAAACCGAGAATCCAGAATTACCAGATTACACCCCGGGGTCGTCTGTTAAAAGATTCGAAAGAAAAGAACTTGAAGATGCTACTAACAGTTTCAGTGAAGGAAACATTCTTGGTACAAGTAGTTTAAGCACAGTGTACAAGGGTACATTAGAAGATGGAAGCATGATAGCAGTGAAGAATCTGAATTTGACACAGTTTGCATTGGAATCTGATAAAAGTTTTAATAAAGAAATGAAAACATTAGCAAAATTAAGGCATAGAAATCTAGTTAAAGTTGTTGGTTATGCATGGGAGAGTATGAAATTAAAGGCATTAGTTCTTGAATATATGGAAAATGGTAATTTGGATAGAGTTATACATGATTCGGGGATTAATCGAGCGAGATGGGATTTGTATGAGAGAGTTGAGGTTTTGGTTTCGGTTTCAAGAGGGTTGGTTTATTTGCATTCGGGTTATGATTTTCCAATTGTTCATTGCGATTTGAAGCCTTCGAACATACTTTTGGATGAAAAATGGGATGCTCATGTTAGCGATTTTGGAACGGCTAGGATTCTTGGAGTTCATCTCCAAGATGGAAGCAGCATTTCTACTGGTTCGACGTTTGAAGGCACCATCGGTTACTTGGCTCCAG AGTTCGCATATATGCGAAAAGTGACGACCAAAGTAGACGTGTTTAGCTTTGGAATAGTAGTAATGGAATTCATCACTAGAAAAAGGCCAACTGGACTTATCGAACAGGATGGGGTCCACATGAGTTTGCCACAATTAGTAGATCAAGCTCTTGCAAATGGAACAAATGAGCTGATTAATATTGTGGATCCTGATCTTGCTTCTAGTTTTTCCGACAAGAAAGGCATTATCGAAGAGATTTTAAAATTGGCGTTGTCATGCACCAAAACGGATCCGGAAGATCGACCTGACATGGATGGAGTCTTATCGTCTCTAACAAAGATCAGCAAAAAAATCGAAATAGTGTGA
- the LOC139886589 gene encoding uncharacterized protein, translated as MDPQAFIRLSISSLGLRYPEKPGIHAFSSPCTCEIRLRGFPFQIAPIPLMSSPESTPDLHNIASSFYLEKSDLQALLTPGCFYTPQACLEVVVFTGRKGSHCGVGVKRQQVGTFKLDVGHEWGEGKPVILFSGWIGIGKIKRETGKSLAELHIRVKLDPDPRYVFRFEDEAKLSPQIVQIQGNIKQPIFSCKFSQDRVTQVDPLNKYWSTTGDGSDHETERRERKGWKVKIHDLSGSAVAAAFMTTPFVPSSGCDWVARSNPGSWLIVRPDALRPENWLPWGKLEAWRERSGSKDSIFVRFHLLSDEQDGGELLMSEILLNAERGGEFFIDTDRQATSNSNSNIPSPQSSGDFAGLSPAAGGFVMSCRVKGEGKRGKPMVQLAMRHVTCIEDAAIFMALAVAVDLSIEACKPFRRRIRRGNRHSW; from the exons ATGGATCCGCAAGCTTTTATAAGGTTATCAATAAGTTCACTCGGATTACGATATCCCGAAAAACCAGGAATCCACGCTTTCTCTTCTCCATGTACATGTGAAATTCGTCTTCGAGGTTTCCCATTTCAAATCGCACCAATCCCGCTGATGTCATCACCCGAATCTACACCCGATTTACATAACATTGCCTCAAGTTTTTACCTTGAAAAATCTGACTTACAGGCGTTACTTACGCCTGGTTGTTTCTATACTCCCCAAGCATGTCTGGAAGTTGTCGTGTTCACGGGTCGTAAAGGGTCCCACTGTGGAGTTGGGGTTAAACGACAACAAGTTGGCACGTTTAAATTGGATGTGGGACACGAATGGGGCGAAGGTAAACCCGTTATTCTTTTCAGTGGGTGGATAGGTATCGGGAAGATAAAACGTGAGACGGGTAAGTCTTTAGCTGAGCTTCATATACGGGTTAAATTGGATCCTGACCCAAGATATGTTTTTCGATTTGAAGATGAAGCAAAATTGAGTCCTCAGATTGTTCAGATTCAAGGAAACATTAAGCAGCCAATTTTCAGTTGCAAGTTTAGTCAAGACAG GGTCACACAGGTGGACCCACTTAACAAATACTGGTCAACTACAGGTGACGGTTCGGACCATGAAACAGAGCGAAGAGAAAGGAAAGGGTGGAAAGTGAAAATACACGATTTATCAGGTTCAGCTGTGGCAGCAGCATTCATGACCACACCTTTTGTACCTTCATCTGGTTGTGATTGGGTCGCGCGATCTAATCCCGGCTCGTGGCTGATTGTACGTCCCGACGCCTTGCGTCCCGAAAACTGGCTTCCTTGGGGTAAACTCGAGGCATGGCGTGAACGTAGCGGCTCTAAAGACTCCATTTTCGTCCGTTTTCATCTTTTATCGGACGAGCAAGATGGTGGAGAGCTACTAATGTCTGAAATACTGTTAAATGCCGAAAGAGGTGGCGAATTTTTTATTGATACGGATCGTCAAGCTacgtctaattctaattctaatatacCGAGCCCGCAAAGTAGTGGCGATTTTGCGGGATTAAGTCCGGCTGCGGGTGGATTTGTGATGAGCTGTAGGGTTAAAGGAGAAGGAAAAAGGGGGAAACCGATGGTTCAGTTAGCGATGAGGCACGTAACGTGCATAGAAGATGCAGCGATCTTTATGGCTCTAGCGGTTGCGGTTGATTTGAGTATTGAGGCTTGCAAGCCGTTCAGGAGAAGGATTAGAAGGGGAAACCGCCATTCTTGGTGA